AGCAAGAGTGGAATCAATGCTCAAGgcaaattattaatatataaataaaaggaaaaatataatGCATCCTTCTGACATATACACATCACGAAAGCATTCCTTTAAATTAACCACGCATCAGCCTACCACAAAACCGATGCTAACCGTTCCAGCTACAAAAAAAGGTATAGAAAActttaattatacatttattttccatACACATGCCCTATTTGTgacaagttttaaaaaaatccgaACTGTACAGGATAGCGTACGCCAGCCGTCACCTTGTGGATGGATTTATCAAAGCATCTTTGTTCTATTATACAGCAGGGAGACAGCACATGGGCCTAAAGAAGCGACTGTGTACAGTAATTTCACTTGGCTACCGTCATTGGTACAGTTCATCCTTTTCCTCTATGATTTGATCTCACAATCTTTATAATACTGTGGAACATAAGACATGTCATACACCTTGAATAAAATGcaatgttgtatttatttaaacaacaaGATTGACAAACAAAGAAATGTGCGATTAAAATCTATAGATAGCGCCCGATTTCTTTAGGATGCCTTCACATTATGAGTGTGGAACCTTTAAGTGCCTTGTGTTATTCAGTGGAAAAgtaaaattacagtaaaaaatGTGCCAGCCGGTCGGCACGTTCAACTACCCACCTCATTAGCAAGGTTGATGAGGGCACCTTTACTTGAACTACAAGGCCGATGTCAGCGTCTTCCACTCGTGGCAAAGCCACTAAATGCCAATGTCTCAAGTGCTCAAagaccatcatacacaccacgAAGTGTGCACGAAGAATGGCGTAAACTTTGGCTCTATGATTGGTGCAGCGTCAGTTTTTCTGCAACTTGGCAACTTAAGCAAGCTTGGATGGAGTTCAGCctaaaataaactgaatcaCAAAGGCTGCAACACCTGAGCTGAGAAACGAAAAAGACGAAACAGACAGAATGCAGAATGGGGAATGATACAACGAATAAGGAATGAAAAGAATATGGAAAGGTCAGAAGTGAAATGTAAGCTGAGGGAATGAtggaatctcacacacacacaaacatgaccaaACAAACAGCATATAAGAAGCATTTGATGCAttaacaaacattaaaaaaaaaaaaaaaaccaacccaCTTCAGTCCTCCATTAGAGACAATGTCAGCATGATGGAATGAAAGACATCTCAATGATGAAAGTGCCATCCTGCATTCTACAAACGTACAGAACTGAGTACACGTAGCAGTTTGTTCTTAAACCCAACCCGGTGCGGCAGAGGCCACTCGCTCCTCAGGGCTGAGCAAGTCCGAAAAAGGAGTTTATGAAAGAATGCAGCAACTagtttttcttcttcacatTGTTGTTTGAGGGCAGTCTGTTTCGCCGAGCGGGCAGGAGCGTGCTCAGCGTCACTTTGTTCCTTGCAACCTCAAAAAGCTTGCAAAACACCTGAAAGAAGGAGCGTGCGTTAGTCCGGGCACAGACATGAGGAATGGTAAAACAAGGCCAAGCGCAAGAGGCAAGCACTGCCAGCAGACAGCTCACCTTTCTCGGAGTCCTCTGTTCAGCGGagtaaaaagaaaagtgaagaaattagcaggagaaaaggaaaataaagcagTGCATCAAAGAtcagcaaaggaaaaaaaaaaaaaaaaaaacaacccctcCATACCCAATATCTGATGGGCAGATGGGTGTCTAGTTCGATTTTATGCATTAGTTTATTTAAAaggccattttttaaaaacagacaggCATCGACTTTAGAAATGCGTGTGCTGTATGAAGTTTATGAGAGTCTGGAGGCAGAATTAGAGAAGAATCAGCAAGTTTTCATGAACGTGTCCTCTCAGATCAGCCCTCCAAATATCATAAAAAGAGGAGGAGATCTTTGCCTGAATCAGCACTCCTACAAGAGGAGGCTtgatgaaaacagaaaaaaaaagaggaaatatgAAAGGCAGGGTCAGACAATCTGcaagatgtttattttaaagcaacTTGCTGATGCCACTCCTGGGGTTACGAGCATCACTGCAGGCACACGCCTTCCAGGTCACTGAGGTTCTTAAAAGAAATAGTGGCCAAAGTATTCAGACTAGTGTAGAATCCTTTAAATCAGTGAAGGTTTGGAACATATTTACCTTGAAATGATTCTCATATGAATATTATATTGATACTGACTctttaaaatattaacaatGACCCAGCTCAAACTTTGGTAAGCGAAATATTTAGAGGGAAACATCATGAGCACAAAATAATGCTTGATGGCTTTTAATTAGCATTAATAAAGCTCGCTGGCCATGAGACTTTCTCTATTCACAGTGGTATCTGTGATGAAAATGTTTATAACTTTTGGTaattggctaaaaaaaaaataaaataaaagtccattcttaagaaaataaattaaagtcaAGCTTCAGTTAATCTTTCATTATTGTTCCTCACTGCATCACAGATCTTTATAGAATTGAAGTCTTCTAGACTCCTAGTGGAAAACAAATCTATTGCAtagtcatttttcttttattagatAGAAAACTTTATGATCTGCTATACATTAGTCATGCTTGCCAGTAAAGTTTGTTGAAATATCTGAAATGAAAGTGACTGGGAAAACTTTATATATTACAAcattatagatttactaaatataaaaacatttggGTTTTGTAAATATGGGTCAGAGCCCATAAAAGAACCTCAACAAGCTGGATGGTGCATGCTAATGAACAAGAGGCATAGTGTGGAATGATTTTTCCTTCGTGTGTGAATGCAGGATTGGATTTCAGGGTCGCGAGAGAACAAAGGAAAGTAGAGTAACACACAAAGATAAACTGAAACAGAAGAAAGTTGCAGGTTGAGAATAACCCACCTGCACCCATAGAGTTTCTGCCACCTGGTCGATGACGCTGCCCACCTCGCGGAACTCCCCTGAGTATTTGACATAGGCCCAGGTGCACAGAGACACCAGAGCCACGCCCATGATCAGATTACACAGCGTTGCCACAGAGTTTACGCCCACAAAGCCTGTCACTAGCGATACCACATACATGGCAAACATGAGGGCAAAGAGTGTGGCTGGTGTGCGTGCTGCATAGAAAATGTTCTTTCCGTCATTGTGCTTGACAAAGTTGCCATAAGCTTCGTCCAGCTCGGCCTCCAGCTGCTCCTGGTAGCGGCGGCAGAACTCCTCGCCTCCCATCTTCTTGATGGTGCGGAACTGCCGTATGGAGCTTTGCTTCAGCTCCTCGTGATTGCGCTCCAAATCAGCTGGGGCGATGTAGGGCTTGTCTCCTCCACATACCTGCAGCACACAGCAAGTCCATACAGTCAAACTGAGCAATTTGCATCATGGAAGTTTTAATCATAATACCAGAAAAGTGCTAGGACATGACAGACACTTTGCTAGGACCTTCCAACAACCAAAATATCCAGTGAGAATTACTGCTGTgctgacaggagagagagtacAGCTAACATGCACGGTTATAGCTTTAGTCTTTAACTGTACACCTAAAGGAAGATGAAAAATGATCGGCAtgcctaataaagtggccaggaGGTAGGGGTGTAATGATTAACTAGATTCAAACTCAAGATTCAGTAGATTCGCTCATTTTTCATCTAATCAGTTCATACAGTCACGATACAAGACTAATACAGGTTTCAGGAGCTATTGATAGAAATATTACATGTATTTtgtaatgacaacaaatcaAACCACTACAGGACTTCTCAGAAGTCCTTTTCTTCTATTAAGAACGTTATTTTAATCTTCTTTATAGCCATAAATGTATTTCATGGAAGTATTGTTGAGAAAATATTGTTTGTTGATAGACTGATTAAAATAAGCTCCAGTGCTGCTGTGTGACATCCACCTTAAAGGCACAATGTGACACACTTACCAACTTCATAGTACAGATGAGGAAAAACAATCAGGATTTGATATACATCTGTGTGTACGATGTGCCTGATCCTATCCAAATTAACGATGCGTTTTGTATGCTACTACATCTGGCTATGTCGTCTACTGTGCAGGAAGAATTAGAGATCATAATGAATGAACAATGAATGTAAAATGCCAATATTTTCCAAGGAGATTTTCAAAACAATTCTCTTGTGCCTACTGATCATCAGTTCAATTGAGGCTGTTTATTTACCTTTTCCATGCTTTTCATGTAAGCATCCTTTGCTCCTGTGACTGCTGCAAGATTGTTAGCTTCAGCTGTTGCCtacacaataaataattaaataaataacgtaTTAAATCCTCCTTATTTATGATTATATTAATACAAGTGACAGATCAGACAGTTGATTCGCTGTGCTGTAATGAACCCTACCTGTAACATGGACTTTGGGTGTGGTAGCTCTTCCCCTTGATATATTTTCATGTAAGCCTGGAGCCAGACAGTAGCGTTAAGACACAGAGCCAACTCTGATTCATTTAACAGATATACAAGTGcattttggaagaaaaaaaatgaaaagctcTTACTTTGAAATACTGTACAAGATCTCGACATGTCACTTTGGAACCACTAATTTCTTTCTCCACCAAGTTCTCTGGGGCcaacagcagtgggatgagctCCTCGAGCTCCTTTTTAAAGTCAGAAtcaatgtctgtgtgtgggaaGGTAGAGGAGGAGGACAAACATTTACAAGCTTAATATCAACCTTCCGAACCTTAAAAGTGCATTTATAATCACAAAACAATGTAGCTCAACTTCTCATTTTAATTAAGATAaacatgtaacaaaaaaaaaaaatatataatctgtaaaaaacaaattcataattactttattttcatAAGGCAATACTGCTATCCAGCCTCTAGAGGGCAGATGACTCCTACCTCTCAATCTGCCATCAAAATGGGGATTAGTAGCCACTCTGAGGCCGGGGTGAGGAAGCAGGAAGCAGTTGATGTTAGAGAAGCAGGAGTGGATGTGTTTCCGGACATTCTGAAGCTCCTCGTGTTGGTTTTGTTTCACCTAAGAGAAAATACATAAGTTCAGGGCAACGTTGCCATTATGCATATTCAGTAATGTATAACTAATCGCTTCACTTGCATTAGCGTTTGCCCGAGATGCTTAAAGTAAGCTAATAATTCAGAAATTGTGTATGGAGCATAAAGTGACGCCATCGATTCATCCACAACTCTACATTAATCTCTGGCAATGATCACTCCGAATTAATAACTGTATAACCAAGTGAATAGATCAAAAGTGGCTTTCACAGTACACATGCAACCACTATATAAAAGGATAGCAGCTGGAGTAGATATTTTTTAGTCTGTTATCATACATTCCTTGTGTAAAGGACAGGGTGTCTTCTCCCTTCAAAGCTTATGTTTCTCAGATTACAAACACCGGTTTCGAATTGCAGCTTAATGTTGGTTAACAAGTAGGGCACAGAAGCTCCTCTTACCTGTAGTCTTTTCTCTAGAAACGTTTTTCCCCCTTCCAGACCATACTGGTGTTCGTATGGGTAACTCCAGTCTCGTATGAGAAACATTAGCGACTAGAATCCACAGAAAATGGTCATGTTAAGAAAAGCtccattatattaaataaaaaaaataaataaataaggaagtattaaaaaaagatcTAGGCAGATCATGTGCAGTACAACATACCTGGAATGGTTTTAGGTAAATTTCCTCCATAGCAAGTCTTCCATACTCTGTGAAAAGCTACAAGAAGGAAAACAGTGATGAATAAGTGCACTCCTGGTCCTTTTATCCTTCGACAGACTGAAAGCAGGATTTACCTGCAGATGTTGAAGATCATCTTCTTGCACATTCTGAGATAAATTGTACACCTATAGATGGAACCAcaataaagaaaacagaaagaatcTAAGGCTGGTTGTATGCGAACACAGTTACTGCTACAGTATTATAGTTTAACAAAACTGAAAGAGGAATGCTGTTAAAGATTGGACGCAATCAAGTGACATGAGGTACAGGGTGTTGTTCGttaatagaagaagaagaaaaaaaatgcagatttatATTTGGATACTATTCAATGAAGAGAAAGTATAAACATATACATTTGCAAGAACACAATTAACATATTTCACTAAACAAATCAGAACAAAGGGCACACTATAGAGCAGAACAGGATATTCATTACAGTATAAAAGCAGATGAAAAAGTAGACCTGAACAGAGCTGGTCATGGTGCTGAGGGCGAAGAGGGTGGCACAGTCTTTGATGGTAGACTGGCTGTCGAAGGCTCCCTGCGTGTCCATGAGAAGCACAGCCACCTGCAGAGACACACATGGCCATGACTGAGTCAGCATGAAAGAGACTGCAGTTCGCCAAGACCTGTTGATCCCATCCTGAAAGCAGACCTCCTACCAACAGTCTTCAATCCAACTCCAAACCCTAACCTTCTTCTCTCAGCATGCAACACAAATGTAAATATGCATGTAGAAATCAAACCTTAacccttttatttattgtacaaAGCTTTACTTTAGTACTGGTTTAGACAAAACAGTCAGTACAGAGATCACAAGAATATTACTAGCATTAAAAGGTTACAGACGTAAAAGTGACCATTTAAAAagtacgctatattgccaaaagcgTGTGGAAAACTGATCGCACCCAGGTGCTTTTTGAATCTCTAATTCATGATTTGTTCTGCCTTTGCcatcattcagccacaagagcaatAGTGAAGTCGAGAATTCTGTGGAGGACAATCGAAATCCTAACAATTAACAGATTCATCCACTTGTACACTGAACAATTCAGCATCCTCAAGGAAATATCAGTGTGAGCAAAGATGGTgaggaaaattaataaataaattaatcttAAATCACCACAGTAAAGCACATTAATCTTATTCAAGCTACAGACTACTTTAACCGACTAATTGCTCCTAAATCCAAACCAAGTTGGTGGGTTCTTAGTCTTGGAACTAGActctttataattttttatttgaatgcaATCAGTATTTCTATGGCCACACCATAAACAgctacaggggttggacaatgaaactgaaacactggccaatttagtgttggaggtttcatggctaaatttcaccagcctggtggccaatcttcattgattgcacattccaccagtaagagcagagtgtgaaggtttaattagcagagtaacagcacagttttgcttaaaatattgcaatgcacacaacattatgggtgacagagttcaaaagaggaatTGTTGGTGcgcgtctcgctggcgcatctgtgactaagacagcaagtctttgtgatgtatcaagagccacggtatccagggtaatgtcagcataccaccaagaaggacgaactacatccaacaggagtaactgtggacgcaagaggaagctgtctgaaagggatgtccgggtgctaacccggattgtatccaaaaaacataaaaccacagctgcccaactcactgcagaattaaatgtgcacctcaactctcctgtttccaccaaaactgtccgtcgggagctccacagggtcaatgtacatggccgggctgctatagccaaacctttggtcactcgtgccaatgccaaacatcggtttcaatggtgccagcagcgaaaatcttgggctgtggacaatatgaaacatgtattgttctctgatgagtccacct
This genomic window from Hemibagrus wyckioides isolate EC202008001 linkage group LG27, SWU_Hwy_1.0, whole genome shotgun sequence contains:
- the LOC131347705 gene encoding atlastin-2-like isoform X3; translation: MAEAETRQKLQNHSGLNRKGVCLEKDVCRKMSGDEAEELLEEEEVAGPVQIVVADEDEHQFSLDEQALERILLQEHIRDLNVVVVSVAGAFRKGKSFLLDFMLRYMYNQKLGSWLGGTDEPLTGFTWRGGCERETTGILAWSEVFVVEKPDGTKVAVLLMDTQGAFDSQSTIKDCATLFALSTMTSSVQVYNLSQNVQEDDLQHLQLFTEYGRLAMEEIYLKPFQSLMFLIRDWSYPYEHQYGLEGGKTFLEKRLQVKQNQHEELQNVRKHIHSCFSNINCFLLPHPGLRVATNPHFDGRLRDIDSDFKKELEELIPLLLAPENLVEKEISGSKVTCRDLVQYFKAYMKIYQGEELPHPKSMLQATAEANNLAAVTGAKDAYMKSMEKVCGGDKPYIAPADLERNHEELKQSSIRQFRTIKKMGGEEFCRRYQEQLEAELDEAYGNFVKHNDGKNIFYAARTPATLFALMFAMYVVSLVTGFVGVNSVATLCNLIMGVALVSLCTWAYVKYSGEFREVGSVIDQVAETLWVQVFCKLFEVARNKVTLSTLLPARRNRLPSNNNVKKKN
- the LOC131347705 gene encoding atlastin-2-like isoform X1: MAEAETRQKLQNHSGLNRKGVCLEKDVCRKMSGDEAEELLEEEEVAGPVQIVVADEDEHQFSLDEQALERILLQEHIRDLNVVVVSVAGAFRKGKSFLLDFMLRYMYNQKLGSWLGGTDEPLTGFTWRGGCERETTGILAWSEVFVVEKPDGTKVAVLLMDTQGAFDSQSTIKDCATLFALSTMTSSVQVYNLSQNVQEDDLQHLQLFTEYGRLAMEEIYLKPFQSLMFLIRDWSYPYEHQYGLEGGKTFLEKRLQVKQNQHEELQNVRKHIHSCFSNINCFLLPHPGLRVATNPHFDGRLRDIDSDFKKELEELIPLLLAPENLVEKEISGSKVTCRDLVQYFKAYMKIYQGEELPHPKSMLQATAEANNLAAVTGAKDAYMKSMEKVCGGDKPYIAPADLERNHEELKQSSIRQFRTIKKMGGEEFCRRYQEQLEAELDEAYGNFVKHNDGKNIFYAARTPATLFALMFAMYVVSLVTGFVGVNSVATLCNLIMGVALVSLCTWAYVKYSGEFREVGSVIDQVAETLWVQRTPRKVFCKLFEVARNKVTLSTLLPARRNRLPSNNNVKKKN
- the LOC131347705 gene encoding atlastin-2-like isoform X2, producing MVDECALCGEMLAGQHPTSCVCLEKDVCRKMSGDEAEELLEEEEVAGPVQIVVADEDEHQFSLDEQALERILLQEHIRDLNVVVVSVAGAFRKGKSFLLDFMLRYMYNQKLGSWLGGTDEPLTGFTWRGGCERETTGILAWSEVFVVEKPDGTKVAVLLMDTQGAFDSQSTIKDCATLFALSTMTSSVQVYNLSQNVQEDDLQHLQLFTEYGRLAMEEIYLKPFQSLMFLIRDWSYPYEHQYGLEGGKTFLEKRLQVKQNQHEELQNVRKHIHSCFSNINCFLLPHPGLRVATNPHFDGRLRDIDSDFKKELEELIPLLLAPENLVEKEISGSKVTCRDLVQYFKAYMKIYQGEELPHPKSMLQATAEANNLAAVTGAKDAYMKSMEKVCGGDKPYIAPADLERNHEELKQSSIRQFRTIKKMGGEEFCRRYQEQLEAELDEAYGNFVKHNDGKNIFYAARTPATLFALMFAMYVVSLVTGFVGVNSVATLCNLIMGVALVSLCTWAYVKYSGEFREVGSVIDQVAETLWVQRTPRKVFCKLFEVARNKVTLSTLLPARRNRLPSNNNVKKKN